One window of Pelmatolapia mariae isolate MD_Pm_ZW linkage group LG18, Pm_UMD_F_2, whole genome shotgun sequence genomic DNA carries:
- the LOC134617475 gene encoding phosducin-like: MSATTQEEEEVPANHTGPKGVINDWRRFKLDSVDQTVPQNKRELLRQMSSPRDDDKERLNRKMSVQEYELIQDEDERCLKRYRKQCMQEMHERLSFGPKFESVHELESGEAFLEVIEKEHRLTLVVVHIYQHGVKGCEELNSCLDCLATEYPSVKFCRIDAVATGAAERFSSEVLPTLLVYKAGELLGNFLAVTKHFNEEFFATDVEAFLNEYGLLPEKEFEACAADEDEGGEVE; this comes from the exons ATGTCTGCCACCACtcaagaagaggaggaagtgcCCGCCAATCACACAG GTCCCAAAGGTGTCATTAACGACTGGCGAAGGTTTAAGTTGGACAGTGTGGATCAGACTGTCCCTCAGAACAAGAGAGAGCTGCTCAGACAGATGTCCAGTCCTCGAGATGATGACAAGGAGAGACTCAACAGAAAG ATGAGTGTTCAGGAGTACGAGCTGATCCAAGATGAGGATGAACGCTGCCTAAAACGCTACAGAAAACAGTGTATGCAGGAAATGCACGAGCGCCTGAGCTTTGGCCCCAAGTTTGAATCAGTCCATGAACTTGAAAGCGGAGAAGCCTTCCTTGAAGTCATAGAGAAGGAACACCGGTTGACCCTGGTGGTGGTCCACATCTACCAGCATGGTGTCAAAG GCTGTGAAGAGCTGAACTCATGCCTGGACTGTTTGGCTACTGAGTACCCCAGTGTTAAATTCTGTCGTATTGATGCCGTGGCCACTGGTGCTGCTGAACGCTTCTCCTCTGAG GTTCTTCCTACCCTGTTGGTGTACAAAGCTGGTGAGTTACTGGGTAACTTCCTGGCTGTGACCAAACACTTCAATGAAGAGTTCTTTGCAACGGATGTTGAGGCCTTTCTCAATGAATATGGCCTCTTACCCGAGAAGGAATTTGAAGCGTGTGCTGCTGATGAGGATGAGGGAGGGGAAGTGGAATAG